In Lampris incognitus isolate fLamInc1 chromosome 20, fLamInc1.hap2, whole genome shotgun sequence, one genomic interval encodes:
- the rasl11a gene encoding ras-like protein family member 11A-like: MRLTTVDPPRTMNSSGSSNFLLVPIPEYPVLDCVPNKNVKIVVLGASNVGKTALIVRFLTKRFIGDYEANTGALYSRKVTLDGEEVSLQIQDTPCVALQDDAEGLYCQEQINRSIYWADGYVLVFSITDHNSYRTIQPLYQHVRRIHPAGNIPVILVGNKSDLLRARQVPADAGETLAATLGGVYFEASARENHEGVHTAFLHLCQEVSRALGGGNGEKRRGGLHLARPKSPNMQELKRRFRQVLSSKVKSATAL, translated from the exons ATGCGGCTAACAACAGTGGACCCACCGAGAACAATGAATAGTAGCGGTTCTAGCAATTTTCTGCTAGTCCCGATACCGGAGTATCCCGTCCTGGACTGCGTGCCCAACAAAAACGTCAAGATCGTAGTTTTGGGAGCGAGTAACGTCGGGAAAACAG CCTTAATTGTCAGATTTCTGACTAAGAGGTTCATTGGAGATTACGAAGCCAACACAG GAGCTTTGTACTCCAGGAAGGTCACCCTGGATGGAGAGGAGGTTTCTCTTCAGATCCAGGACACACCCTGTGTCGCTCTCCAG GATGACGCAGAGGGTCTGTACTGCCAAGAGCAGATCAACAG GTCAATCTACTGGGCGGATGGTTATGTGCTCGTCTTCTCCATAACAGACCACAACAGTTATCGCACCATACAACCCCTCTACCAACATGTGCGACGCATACACCCCGCTGGGAATATACCTGTCATACTG GTTGGTAACAAGAGTGACCTTCTCAGGGCTCGCCAGGTCCCAGCCGATGCGGGCGAGACACTGGCGGCAACTCTGG GAGGGGTGTATTTCGAGGCCTCGGCCAGGGAGAACCATGAGGGCGTTCACACGGCCTTCCTCCATCTCTGCCAAGAG GTGAGCCGTGCGCTGGGGGGcgggaatggggagaagaggcgAGGAGGCCTCCACCTGGCCCGACCCAAGTCTCCCAACATGCAAGAGCTGAAGAGGCGGTTCAGGCAGGTCCTGTCCTCCAAAGTCAAGTCTGCCACAGCCCTCTGA